Within the Oryzias melastigma strain HK-1 linkage group LG8, ASM292280v2, whole genome shotgun sequence genome, the region tttttaaaacctaaagtCGTTTCGGGATCTAAACTTTTTTCAGACGATGTATCCCACCATCTTCTCTGCTCTCAGGTTGATCGAGAAACGCCAGCCGAATGGAGAAACCATTGAGCTGTCGGCAGAGGGCCGCCCTGAGCTGGTGGAGGAGAAGGAACTGCCCGTGGTGGACTGCACCTGCTTCGGTCTGCCCAGGCGGTACATCATCGCCATCCTGTCTGGCCTGGGCTTCTGCATCTCCTTTGGTATCCGCTGCAACCTGGGTGTGGCCATCGTGAGCATGGTCAACGACCACACTGTCTACAAAGGCAACAAGGAAGTGCTGGTGGTAAGAAGGGATTTCATTTCTCACTAACTTGGATATATGGAAAGGAACGATAATATCATTAATTAAAACTAAAGATCGCGCTGTGTTTCGTCCTGACAGGCTGCACAGTTCACCTGGGATCCAGAGACAGTGGGGATGATCCACGGCTCCTTCTTCTGGGGCTACATAGTCACACAGATCCCGGGTGGATTTATATGTCAAAAATTTGCAGCAAACAGGTTGGTTTTGCTCAATCGAAGCCCCAAATGTCCTATTTGATCCAATTTATTCTCACTGTTCAATCTGAGGAagtctgtttgtctttttttaagagtgtTTGGCTTCGCCATAGTGGCCACATCCACGCTCAACATGCTGATTCCATCTGCGGCCCGCTGCCATTACAGCTGCGTCATCCTCGTCAGGATATGTCAAGGCCTTGTCGAGGTACGACACAGAgattgtgcgtgtgtgtttgtcttgtcagactttactttttttcttttgccccTCAGGGTGTATCATACCCCGCCTGCCATGGGATCTGGGCTAAGTGGGCGCCTCCTCTGGAGAGAAGTCGGTTAGCCACAACAGCCTTTTGTGGTAACATTTTCCCTGAATTCCACAGACCTGtttagattaattttaaaaatgattctaAAGGTTTATTTAGAGcgccttaaaataaatataatgcaTTTTGTTGAttcaaaaacttatttttatgtgtgtgaTTTCCCAGGATCCTACGCAGGGGCAGTAGTGGCTATGCCTTTAGCTGGGATACTGGTGCAATACATCGGGTGGCCTTCTGTATTTTATGTCTATGGTTAGTACTCTAATactcttttttgtatttatcagCTGCataatcttcattttttgaaaaaaatctccaaacttTCACACCAGTTTTCTAtttattgcttatttaaagaccaactttGATCATCTTTGCATCTATTTTTTACTATGATaatgtcaaaaactcaaaaatgtgttattttctggACAGTAaatcacttctgagttgtgggcggggccgttggcacagagcaaccccgcccccctttcacATTGTTGAGAGttctgtttacatgctgtccagctagcttacagcctttAATACATACTCTAAAGGTAAACTAAAAGTATATTatcttaaatttagttttaaaaaagtatgctTGAGTTTACTGATTTTTATTAAGGgactctatatatatatatatatatatatatatatatgtgagtcctcgatcatcagaaaaaataaaaaggaaaacacattttttctcagaGTTTGactttaagtacatttttacccttttctacttttttctcagGCAGCTTTGGGATCTTCTGGTACATGTTCTGGGTCCTGGTGTCATACGAAAGCCCTGCAGCCCACCCCACGATCACAGCTGAGGAGAGGAAATACATCGAAGACTCAATCGGGGAGTCTTCAGCGTTTCTAAATCCCCTTCAGGTAAACTGTTTCCCCTTCGTTAGATTTGCCAAGTTTTGATCTCACTCTCTGTGTGGCTTTTGGTTGCAGAAATTTAAAACTCCGTGGAGACAGTTCTTCACCTCCATGCCGGTCTACGCCATCATCGTGGCCAacttctgcaggagctggaCCTTCTACCTGCTGCTCATCAGTCAGCCTGCATACTTTGAAGAAGTCTTTGGCTTTGAAATCAGTAAAGtgagtctaaaaaacaaatgaaataacttCTATGAGCACAAGTTTTGAGTCTCTATAAACCTTTGTGATGTGTGTAAATGCTAATTGGAGGAAAAGTGGTGGAAAATAACACATAGGATCatctacttttaaaatgtatttatttattcaacctttatttaaccagggaagttctattgagattaaaaatctctttttcaaaggagCCCTGGATTTGTTACtttctaaagaaaatacaatgtttgtgcttttattttctaaatattatgATATTGGTTAAGTGATACAAATATAATGTAATCCATTCTTTTCCACATGTGTGGAAAAGTAACGAAAAGTGTTTGAAGTTACAAATGTCCTGTAATAAATAGTATTAGTATATCTTAAATccctttttgtaattttaaataaatttattttcagttattttttgacaaatatttgaaaaacaaaatcctgcTATTTAAAGCCATCAGTGttagacaaaaacaataatttaaaaaaatcaattttcacccacagaaaaaaaactgattcaggaTCAGGACTTCCTATAGAGGAGACTGAATTCCACacgcagaaaaaaaacttttggacaaAATCTTGCATTTTGTAATCCCATTAAGATCTAGAAAAGTCTACTAACAGAGTCTACAAACTTTCTAAATTTAACCAGTGACATACAGCAAACTAGTCTCCAAATCGGGGATTcttaagcctcgtttctacTGCGCGGTCCAGTAATTTGTGTTTCCATCGTTAAACGGACCCATTATACAGTTCCAACCCGTACCTTTTGATGGCCCGCGTCAGTTgcaggtccatagaaaaataaaacagagtcgCTGTGGCCACTCTTGACctgcagaaagtgatgacgacattagaaagctcCAACATAgcgtttccgttttcctctttacggcggtattcgTCTACTGGAATTGTCTTTCAAACGACATTAAACTCCTTTTATGAACGATGAACAAAAAGttgaaagcaagaaaaagacgatctgctggatgacctccactgCTTTTCTAGTAGACCCTCTACAATGacgcggtctacaccacgcgtGTGTCGTGGAAACAAACCGTTCAGTGGAAACGCTCggcagaattaactggtccttaccggaccggaccgtACTGGACCACTCTGTGGAAACAAGGCtattgtgttttaattgaaAAGGTTCATCTTGATCCACGTTTCATTGTGTTCTGTGTAATCTGGTGACTGCAGATGCAAATTAAGgcctttttgttctgtttatctACATTTTcctaacaaataaacaaacttttgtgaGTTTATCCAATCATTTTAAGTATCTAGGGATTTACCCttaaattagatgtttttttttttgtagagttaccaaaaaaaacgtttttttgattaaatctttTGCTTGGAttatatgtattttcttttatagaaTGTATTTGTGTAATAATTTAAACTTAAGTtgagtttaaatatttcaaacttgGATGTTTCTTccaaattgaaacattttttcacatttgcttCTCTATTTAAACAGCCCTACTAATATATCTTGTAGAATTCTCAGTTTTGGAAAAACctaaagcaaaatttaaaagaaaacatagaaatattgtcttttttctgttttaattatcTGCTTTGCCACGTTTTGACACTGCGGCGCCTCATCTCCCCTCCACTGTCGTGTCTTTCAGGTGGGGATGGTGTCCGCTCTGCCCCATCTGGTCATGACGATCATTGTGCCTATTGGCGGCCAGCTGGCCGACTACCTGAGGACTCACAACCTGATGACC harbors:
- the slc17a7a gene encoding solute carrier family 17 member 7a, with the protein product MEIRPDRFKAVAGKTLGKIHRLIEKRQPNGETIELSAEGRPELVEEKELPVVDCTCFGLPRRYIIAILSGLGFCISFGIRCNLGVAIVSMVNDHTVYKGNKEVLVAAQFTWDPETVGMIHGSFFWGYIVTQIPGGFICQKFAANRVFGFAIVATSTLNMLIPSAARCHYSCVILVRICQGLVEGVSYPACHGIWAKWAPPLERSRLATTAFCGSYAGAVVAMPLAGILVQYIGWPSVFYVYGSFGIFWYMFWVLVSYESPAAHPTITAEERKYIEDSIGESSAFLNPLQKFKTPWRQFFTSMPVYAIIVANFCRSWTFYLLLISQPAYFEEVFGFEISKVGMVSALPHLVMTIIVPIGGQLADYLRTHNLMTTTNVRKLMNCGGFGMEATLLLVVGYSHTKVIAISFLVLAVGFSGFAISGFNVNHLDIAPRYASILMGISNGVGTLSGMVCPLIVGAMTKHKTREEWQYVFLIASLVHYGGVVFYGLFASGEKQPWADIEDTSEEKCGIIDEDELANETEELYRGGGQYGAINQPVVGSNGGGGGGGGGAGWVTDWDKSEEYVQPPGYNSYMHEGEKETELT